The proteins below come from a single Caulobacter flavus genomic window:
- a CDS encoding integrase catalytic domain-containing protein — protein MIAPIRFKPEQRWMVDNQHIRFQRDLGDGLLLFLVERTGGPLQIRAADGSLRMPDRVWAVEAFAEGRLRQVPTLENLTSARRQAQQREYAPDQVAELDPRAALRRFVLEGLDRMGIHVLGDRALHLALCALWAAEPDKAAQFGKPNPRTVRRWLKERGTPGERTSRQMLSMSGRVARSRRLPPITLWLLQKAVLKYWSTPLSIADVYAWLASWIERINRWRTQSPHTWPPLDRPSIETLRQDIRRLECYETYAAKFGEKLAKKRFKANGKGLTAARFLQLGCMDHTLLDQIAVIDGEYMLPVGRPWLTVIIDVRTRCVVAFVLSYEPPSLFQALECIKRANQPKLHLHSRAPKFPVLSSIFGRFDEVVVDNGWEFSGKSFEDGMADVGTSVRWAPVASPTYKAIVERFFGTLNEILNKKAPGGVLKPELLREMGYDPTKDAVLTIAEIEDLIWEAITYYHIEEHSGIKRPPADLWRQDMEAYGIDVIGDDHQLDRMAGAMKFPCTLSRSGLEMFGLTFHEQYATGELLEDLISLQPIRGQRKGSATAQVKVKYNPANLGEVHVWNQRRNFYVTLPCTDETYSAGISLWHHQQLKAWAKQKGLEFSTQEDRLAARLKLVEMIQQSAPELRLRQRRAVARLLTAPKILKALKGNSATLAYAPSRHDGMAPVIPHDTLARHRIDGDTPPNRPPRASKPKGRQRPEQAKPRQHPTPKHSPADALTQKPWKGFKL, from the coding sequence ATGATCGCTCCCATCCGCTTCAAGCCCGAGCAACGCTGGATGGTCGACAACCAGCACATCCGCTTCCAGCGCGACCTGGGCGATGGACTCCTCTTGTTCCTAGTTGAACGCACCGGCGGACCGCTGCAGATACGCGCCGCGGACGGCAGCCTGCGAATGCCCGATCGCGTCTGGGCTGTCGAAGCGTTCGCCGAAGGACGCCTGAGACAAGTTCCCACGCTCGAAAACCTCACTTCAGCGCGCCGCCAAGCCCAACAGCGTGAGTACGCACCCGACCAGGTCGCTGAGTTGGACCCAAGGGCCGCTCTGCGGCGCTTCGTCCTTGAGGGGTTGGATCGCATGGGGATCCACGTTCTTGGCGACCGAGCGCTGCACCTCGCACTCTGCGCCCTGTGGGCAGCAGAGCCCGACAAAGCCGCTCAGTTCGGCAAGCCGAACCCTCGAACCGTTCGCCGTTGGCTCAAAGAGCGAGGAACGCCTGGCGAGCGCACGTCAAGGCAAATGCTGTCGATGAGCGGCCGGGTCGCACGAAGCCGGCGCCTCCCCCCCATTACGCTCTGGCTGCTCCAGAAGGCCGTACTCAAGTATTGGTCGACCCCGTTAAGTATCGCCGACGTCTATGCATGGCTGGCTTCGTGGATCGAGCGCATCAATCGGTGGCGCACGCAAAGCCCCCACACTTGGCCTCCCCTCGATCGGCCGAGCATCGAGACCTTGCGTCAAGATATTAGGCGACTGGAGTGCTACGAGACTTACGCCGCCAAGTTCGGGGAGAAGCTGGCCAAGAAGCGCTTCAAGGCCAATGGCAAGGGCCTTACCGCAGCCAGGTTTCTTCAGCTTGGCTGCATGGACCACACGCTACTAGACCAGATCGCCGTCATCGACGGCGAATACATGCTACCCGTCGGGCGACCATGGCTGACCGTCATCATAGACGTGAGGACACGGTGTGTTGTCGCCTTCGTGCTCAGCTACGAGCCGCCCTCGCTCTTCCAGGCACTGGAATGCATCAAGAGGGCCAACCAACCCAAGTTGCATCTGCATTCGAGAGCTCCGAAATTTCCCGTACTCTCGAGCATTTTTGGACGATTTGACGAGGTAGTCGTCGACAACGGTTGGGAGTTCAGCGGCAAGTCATTCGAAGACGGCATGGCCGACGTTGGGACCTCTGTTCGCTGGGCGCCGGTGGCTTCCCCCACCTACAAGGCCATCGTCGAGCGCTTCTTTGGCACCCTGAACGAGATCCTCAATAAGAAGGCTCCTGGCGGAGTGCTCAAACCGGAGCTTCTACGCGAGATGGGGTACGACCCCACCAAGGATGCGGTACTCACGATCGCTGAGATCGAAGACCTGATCTGGGAAGCGATCACCTACTATCACATCGAAGAGCATAGCGGCATCAAACGGCCGCCTGCGGATCTCTGGCGTCAGGACATGGAAGCCTATGGCATCGACGTCATTGGCGACGACCATCAACTCGATCGCATGGCCGGGGCCATGAAGTTTCCGTGCACACTCAGCCGGTCCGGGTTGGAAATGTTCGGACTCACCTTCCACGAGCAATACGCGACCGGCGAGCTTCTAGAGGACTTGATCAGTCTTCAGCCCATCCGGGGGCAGCGAAAGGGCTCCGCTACCGCCCAAGTGAAGGTGAAATACAATCCAGCGAATCTCGGCGAGGTGCATGTCTGGAATCAGCGTCGCAACTTCTACGTGACCTTGCCCTGCACCGACGAAACATACAGCGCTGGAATTTCGCTCTGGCATCATCAGCAACTCAAGGCCTGGGCCAAGCAGAAAGGACTCGAGTTCAGCACTCAGGAGGATCGGCTCGCCGCGCGCCTCAAGCTGGTCGAAATGATCCAGCAGAGTGCACCGGAACTACGCCTAAGGCAGAGACGAGCCGTAGCACGGCTGCTGACAGCACCCAAGATCCTGAAGGCTCTCAAAGGCAATTCTGCGACGCTGGCCTACGCCCCGTCACGCCACGACGGCATGGCGCCCGTGATCCCGCACGACACCTTGGCAAGACATCGGATCGATGGCGACACACCGCCTAACCGCCCGCCCCGAGCCTCAAAACCGAAGGGTCGCCAGCGCCCCGAGCAAGCAAAGCCCAGGCAGCATCCGACACCCAAGCATTCGCCCGCCGACGCCCTCACGCAGAAGCCTTGGAAAGGGTTCAAGCTATGA
- a CDS encoding TniB family NTP-binding protein yields MSGAPIGLDPDLPLSGIMEEDWSAASNEAVADLLALFNTIFVAYPLHSEFHSRCDFLMKLGRSTQGAPQKGLRVLAPTGSGKTRAAEEFIRMVTESRQSGDEEFPVVLVPLDRATTSRKLFSSILQYFGDEFTISATEAVLKERAYKFLRRFKTLLLIIDEVQHLTSAGSGGDVTDSLKRLLDDGVVPVVFLGTIEGKSLFTRNLQLSGRLLSPCDYRELSSQSATDRGLLSRFAEELDLAIVHKGLMRRPAGLSHPWISGCLHEVSAGVIGRISRIMYVALEIARRRHADCIEVFDLALAVDRWALEQGFTARNPFRSTSPNR; encoded by the coding sequence ATGAGCGGCGCCCCGATTGGACTCGATCCTGACCTGCCACTTTCGGGGATCATGGAGGAAGACTGGTCCGCAGCATCCAATGAAGCTGTCGCGGACCTGCTCGCCCTGTTCAATACGATATTCGTCGCCTACCCCCTGCACTCGGAATTCCACAGCCGGTGCGACTTCCTGATGAAACTTGGACGCTCCACGCAGGGAGCGCCGCAGAAGGGCCTGCGCGTGCTTGCACCAACAGGCTCGGGAAAGACCCGCGCCGCCGAAGAGTTCATCCGAATGGTAACCGAAAGCCGACAGTCCGGGGACGAGGAGTTTCCCGTCGTGCTGGTGCCGCTCGACCGCGCAACGACTTCAAGGAAATTGTTTTCGTCCATCCTTCAGTACTTCGGCGACGAGTTCACCATCTCCGCCACTGAGGCGGTACTTAAGGAACGGGCCTACAAGTTCCTCCGTCGGTTCAAAACGCTACTGCTCATCATCGACGAGGTGCAGCACCTGACTAGCGCCGGCAGCGGCGGCGATGTGACGGACAGCCTAAAGCGGCTGTTGGACGACGGAGTAGTTCCCGTCGTGTTTCTCGGCACGATCGAAGGCAAAAGCCTCTTTACTCGTAACCTTCAACTTTCCGGCCGACTGCTCTCCCCTTGCGACTATCGGGAGCTCTCAAGTCAAAGTGCGACCGATAGGGGCCTGCTAAGTCGGTTTGCCGAAGAGCTCGACCTGGCCATAGTCCACAAGGGGTTGATGCGACGTCCAGCAGGCCTGTCGCACCCTTGGATCAGCGGGTGCCTCCACGAGGTCTCCGCCGGCGTCATCGGCCGCATTTCCCGGATCATGTACGTCGCCCTGGAGATCGCGCGCAGGCGACACGCCGACTGCATCGAAGTCTTCGACTTGGCACTCGCAGTTGATCGATGGGCTTTGGAGCAAGGCTTTACAGCGCGAAACCCTTTCCGCTCAACAAGCCCCAATCGCTGA
- a CDS encoding TnsA endonuclease N-terminal domain-containing protein, with translation MPNYLSSSPTTVSEAIERIAQPDGSVAGGPFGRIVMTPDGRPIRSIITGRRRLVTGSYASRKARRAMPHESMNELSFFHESEVDTCVMDYRAQPFRLEFILGGQLRTYIADCARLLSDGAIDVIEIKGDYRHASDERYTAKLEAVREFCYRLGWLFRIVVPEKTVAARIRHANVHLVQSKRTVSYDASHCYLALNLLQRENGDTTLAQIAQALGDSRAGMSIAMAMMVGRVLNIELDRPISANSRVTAVDNAGSYERAAQ, from the coding sequence ATGCCCAACTATCTGAGCAGTTCACCGACTACAGTTTCCGAGGCCATCGAACGCATAGCGCAGCCTGACGGCTCGGTGGCTGGGGGCCCTTTCGGCCGCATCGTCATGACACCGGATGGCCGCCCCATCCGGTCGATCATCACAGGGCGCCGACGTCTCGTGACGGGCAGCTATGCCAGCCGAAAGGCCCGACGCGCCATGCCGCATGAGAGCATGAACGAGCTCTCCTTCTTCCATGAAAGCGAGGTCGACACCTGCGTGATGGACTACCGCGCCCAGCCGTTCCGCCTGGAATTCATCCTTGGCGGCCAGCTTCGGACCTACATTGCCGACTGCGCTCGACTGCTATCGGACGGAGCCATCGATGTCATCGAGATTAAGGGTGACTATCGACACGCTTCCGATGAGCGCTACACCGCCAAACTCGAAGCGGTCAGAGAGTTCTGCTATCGACTGGGCTGGCTGTTCAGGATCGTTGTTCCTGAAAAGACGGTCGCCGCCAGGATAAGACATGCGAACGTCCACCTGGTCCAATCCAAGCGCACGGTCAGTTATGACGCCTCGCACTGCTATCTGGCGCTCAATCTCCTGCAACGCGAAAATGGAGATACCACCCTCGCACAGATCGCGCAGGCGCTTGGCGACAGCCGCGCCGGCATGTCCATCGCCATGGCGATGATGGTCGGGCGCGTGCTCAACATCGAACTGGATCGCCCCATCTCGGCTAACAGCCGCGTCACCGCGGTGGATAACGCGGGTAGCTACGAACGAGCGGCTCAATGA